The window cacACATTGTAAATGAGGCATGACCATCGTTGTCAGTGGGCGTCAGCTGACTCTGGGGTTTTTCATAGGTATGCTCACGTGACAGGGGGGAAAGGGGCGCACCCCACTGGAACACATGTATAACAAAGGATGAGAAACTTGCTTACCAGGGTACCTTTCTTACCAAATGGTGGTTCACATTCATTTCACTGAACAGTAAAGTCAGTTTTTTGTGGATCCTCCAAGGTGCAAATACATTCATTAGCTACTGCAGACCACAGAAAGGCAATCCAGCCCTGCAAGGCCTTGCAAAGTCAGTCATTTAGTTTCAAATAAGCAtctgggggggggtctccccCCTCTTCTCCCAAACCATCCTCCAGAATTCTGGTCCGTTCCCAGGGTTCCAAGACAAAGCTCAGTTGGGCCTCTGAACACCCTTAGCTCTCCTGGGGGTCACCAAAGTGGAGTTCAGAGCTGAAGACCTCTTTGTAAAGGGGCGGGAAATTTGTGGCCGTCTCTGGATGAACAAGGCGGAAAAATCCCAGCTTATCCAAGTGCAGGTTGCATATCATCTTCATTAAGGGCAGCTTCGAGACCATCTGCAGAAAAAGAGACACACACCCCCCTCATGTCAGAGAACCAATAGCTTTTCTTTAGTGAGATCTACTTGTGAGTAACAAACAATCCCATCGACTCCACCCCCCTACAGCTTAGTTCCATCCTAGAAACAGAACCTAGATGAGAAAAGAGGACCAATAATGAGGCTTTCAGCTAAGCAGTAGAAAGGAAATTCTTCTGAAATAaagataaaaataacaacaaaaccaaaaaattaataaataataagaagaaataataaagtaaaaaataaaataaaataataaataaataaaaataaaaaatatgaaatgaaaataaaaatcctactttaaaaaaactctagaTCAGATTGTTTTGCGATCCTTTCTTGCATCCTCTGAGGGATGTATGAGCTACACTGCAGGAGTTTGCCAGCTCAAGCTGCTGGAGATCTCTGCCATAAAGATTAGGAAGCTACAAAGCAGAAGAACATATGAAGTCATTTCAAGGGGGAGGGGTACTCATCTTTGTCGGAGACCTTGTTCTGTGTAGTTACTAAAGACAGGGCCTTCTCTGATGTGGCCCCTTGCTTATTTAGAACTTTCCCATTCTGCCCAAAACAATGAAATATCCCTCCTGGAACCCTTTGCCTGGTGCTAGTATAAAACCTTTGTATATACCCTAGATATTTTCAGGATGCTGCATATGTTTTGttgtactttgtgtgtgtgtgtgtgtgtgtgtgtgtgtgtgtgtgtatgcgtgtatgcgtgtatgcgtgtgtgtgttcGTGTCCTCTACTCACAAGGCCTGTCTGCATATTTCAACAactatttttttctaatgttaccacttttaaaaaaaaaaaagatcaatttTAATGTTTTCCCTTTCATGTAATGGCTAGTCTAATTTTAGGTTGCTGTTTAATATTTCTGGTATTCTTGGATTTTATTGTTGCTGGAAACTGTCTGTGGATTTTATTAAAAGTGAGGATGTGGTATATACACATTCTAAATAAAGTGGCCACTTTCCCCAGTCATTCATCCACACTTGAGCTTTCTCTGAAATGCAACCTCCTCCTCCCGATATGGTCAGATGTACATTTAACCACATTCCAGAtaacggtttttttaaaaaaagtattctgATTTTTTCAGATTCAATCTgattgcaggcagggctttttttctggggaaagaggtggtggaactcagtgggttgccctccgcggaaatggtcacatggctggtggccccgccccctgatctccagacagaggggagttgagattgccctccatgccactcggcaGTGtggaggcaatctcaactcccttctgtccagagatcagggggcggggccaccagccatgtgaccattttcaagaggttccggaactccattcccccgtgttccgcctgaaaaaaagccctgatcaaaggGCATTTAAAGATGGGGCACAACTGGGAAAAGACCGTGCTCACTCCCTGCAGAGGATGGCACAGGGATTCAAACATCGAGATCCTGTTGGTAGGCCAGATCACTTGTCATGCAAGAAAAGGAAATCCTCTCTCCATACAACTTTTGTAGCTTGCCATTTGCTATTTTGGTGGGTCCTAAGGAAttgtttttgcaatgttttttGTGCTTATTGAAAATTTGGGGAAATCAGATGACAGAGAGAAGGATTCCCTGACTGGTGGAAGACAGTTTTCTCATGGAAAGTTACTgtgtctggggtggggtggagatgtTACTTAACCTTCAACTACTAAGCAATGATACCTCATTTAGCTTCTGTTAGcttttcacctgctggtggagaTTATTTTAGATGACGCATGAATCAGAGTCAATAGAAGTCAACAGAAGGTGTACACTTGtacaagcatgcacacacacacagaatgagacAGCATACTTGGAAGAGACGAGTAGAAGGCATCTTGCCTAGGGTTCCCCAAACCTAGAACTGACCCAGAATTGACCATCACCTGATGCCCCATTTTATTACCTTGGACAGTCTGTCTTCACTGGAGTTTTTCTTCTGAATTTCATGTTGCAGAGCCAAGTAAATTTTATCCTGGAGTTTCTGAACCTTTTTGGATTCCGAAAGCCAGGGGCGATCTGAGATAGACAGCATCAAGTTGATCACTTGGCATTGCTCGGATTGTAAATCAGtatttaaaacactttttaaattatttgcacTTAGAACAACATGGGAAAGTGTGTGTAGCAAATCAGAACGGGCAGACAGTCTGAAAAATCAGACTAGATCAGCTGCTTTATGGGCCCTGGTAGAATTATATTGGCCTCCTGTATTATCTGATTCTTGCTGAGCTAAGAGCTGCAAAACCGCTGTCTGTCCATCTTCAATGGttgcccagcagagctgcagaaaCCTGGCATTTCCATAAGGCTGCTCTGGTTGTGCCTAGATACTGCTGCCAGTCCCCAGTTTGACATAACATGAGAGAGactctcagggtcaagctacgtgcaagtttttaaagtgttgggtccaggttccccagacccaactcagattCCCTGCAGcctcacagcagctgtggggaatagctaccaaaaataaaagagcaggggaagaaagagctcttgccttcccccccactgccccaaagccattttcctgtgtcaaaatagcatggggagaggttatttccctatttttataagtcagctacgacttgacaacactttccaccaccgtCACTTctccacgtgcacagaatactccatgtggagcagtgaAAACAGAGAACCCTTCCCCCACGCTATTTTGGAAAATAGCTTAGGGGGGAGATGGGCCCTTCCTTCCCCTGTGGCGGTATTCCAAGGTTGTTTaggctctcatttattttttaacagccatttccccaCAGCCGCTATGTGGCTGCAGGGGAATCCAGcgcttttaaaaacctgcacatctggaAGTCACTGTAGCTGAGTCTTCTAGCAGTCTTTGCAAAAGAAAGAAGCCATTGGGATTCTGACCAATAGTTAAGAGCTACTTGGCTGGAGCAGCCAattatctaagggccaagctacaagtgatgaatgacacttgaacggcaagtgaacagactcacgtgtattcctccctgttcacttgcgctccacttgatcacgtagtgaacagggaggaatacacgtgagtctgttcacttgccattcaagtgtcattcgtcacttgtagcttggccctaagactttgGCTACTGACCAGGCAGGTCAGAACCACCTTCATTTTGGCTAAAGTTATGTACCTGGTGAGAGCAGGACTGCCGCCGTGAAGAGAGCTACCTCCTCATCGGACAGCTGCAGCCGGCAAAGATTCCTTCCCAGTTCAAAGATGGCGCTGATGAGGTCATCACAGCCTAAATGAGAAGCAAAAAGGTGTAGTAGGGGAATGTTACCACAACAAGCTGCCTGTCATGGCAGCAGTCATTTAACACAATTTTGGCAGCACAATTTAACTGTTTCTAGTTGTACGCCAGGAAGCTAattgtggctgttttcacactgcttaccggccacgaaACATcccgccgagctcccggaacgacagtgtcttcctggcacaatgcaccaggaagacgctgtcgttctgggagcttggcgcgatgttccgtggcctgtaagcagtgtgaaaacggcctgtgtGACTATTTCCCACAAGGGTGTCTTCACAGAGCCCTTCAAACTGCACTACCACAACAGATGGTTTTTAAATGGCTTCTCTCCACAGAAGTTGCAACTTTGAAAACCAGTGCCGAGTTTGTCATCTTATTAATGACTCAGTAGAAGGGATGTGGGCAAGACTTTCtgatattttttaattaaaaaagcaagtttcaagctgctcaggtaGTGAGGATTAGTCCCAAGTGGGCCATGGTTTCCCATGTGATAGATGCCAAGGTGTACGTTCCTTGCACAGTTTTGCCCTGGAGATCTTGCTTGCATCCCATTGTGCTTGTCTCAACAGCGGAGGGACTCTACTGTGAATGGATGCCCTGTTACTGCCCTGGCATTGCTGTCTTGGCCTACTGGCCTCTGAAGCCCAAAGCTGGAATCCTTCCTTGACCCAAGCCAATGTTCTTCTAGAAACTTAGTCATTTTTTCCTTACCACCTCCAAAACTTTCCCACATAATCAGGGTCAACTGACTGTCTGGAAGGCCAGCCACAAACATGACCGCATCATAAGAAGTAAATGAGAGCATTAAACTAGATCTGACAGATTGTTTAATCATGTGTTCTGCTCTGTTCATGTTAGGCTTGCCACTTGCCCTGTCCACAGTAGGTAAAGCCCTGCCCTTGGCTCCAGTCACCCGCCCTCAAAAAACTGGAGAGAAAAAAATGGCTAGAAAATGGCCatcatagtgatgctctaggaatttccttacATTTCTATATCTATACCAAAGAGATTAGGGgtaattcctagaacatcacctgGGAAATCACATTGTCCCCAGGCAACACACTCAAAGCCacccagcatttgccaaggcaatGCTGGCAGTCCTAGTTCATGTATATGGTGGATGGGAGGCGGAGTCTGATTTTAGTCTCAAAGAGGGTGCACAGGGAGATGAAACCTTCAGCCTCTTGCTGCTGTCTTCAACACCTAAACTCCCTTCCCCCCAGCTGATACCAGAAATTAAGCAAGGCTGAAAGAAAAATATCTTGCATGATAGACCTCGACGAGGTGAATTGGGAAAAgattaaattttcctcccccaGTTTGTTCCccttattaaaaacaaaaacagatgtATGCACCCTATAAGGGAAAAGGGCAGAGATAGTATTCAACAAAACACGGCTGCCAGCACTATGAATACACCATTTGCTTACCAAGAGATTTGAACATCTGCATTCCGCCATACTTTCCATCAAAGAGTACTGTGTTGTTCAACGGATTGAAGGCCCGAATCATTCGGATGAGGAGAACTTCCAAGCAACCTGATGCAGACAGAAAGACCGCCAGAGGCAGgcagaggaagagcaggaggTGTCCGTCATCCCCACattgatttaaaaaagaaaaatccaaccCCATGTtgaaaataccattttttaaaaaagggagtttTTGTATTGCAAGGATATATAAAACAAAGAGGCGATATGGAAAAATCGACAAAAAGGAATATTGGCCCCATAAGAATGGAAGAGATGGAATAaggtaaaataaaaaaggaaggaaaaagaaaagaggaggttAGAAAAATAGTTCGTATGTTTGGATATATCAGGTAACATCGACTCGGCTGACACAGGCACTATgtatcaatttttaaaatattcttgaTTTTTCCATTCATCTTTATAATCCATAAAGTCGTGTTTGGAGCCAAGTCTGACACGATGGTTTGTTAAGCCAGAACCTCCCCTATCACTGTCAAAAGTGGGGAGGAAGGAGAGTTGTACACCAACGGCTGATCTTCACCGAATCGCCATCCCCCAAGTTCTTTTTTCCCTAAGCAAATCACTTCCAGTATCAGAACTCAACTGACAAGAAAAGTGGCATGCATGCACGTGCATGCACCACTGCCTACCTGGTGATCAGGAGAGATTTAGCATGACCCTTTGGCTTTAAAAATATGTGATTTAAATATATGATTTAACTAATCAGCGTCGGTCATCCTCATATTTATTTTGGCCCAAAGTAAGCTTGTCAATCCCCTAGTCTGGGCAGTGTACCCCTGGCCCCCAGGTTCCACTGCCAGCAACTGCTCCAACTGCTAGCAGCTGCTCTCAGGGGGAGAGGTGACAGCGGCTGCATtgatacatcacttctgggaaaaacctgaaagtgacagaGGGCAGCTCTAGGAAGTACCAGAATGTCTATGGTTACATCACAGCCTTCTTGAGTGGTTCCTAAAATACACACTGgccattttcatactgcttaccagccacggaacattgtgctgagctcccggaacgacagcgtcttcctggcgcgatttcgcttaccggccacggaacatcgcaccaagctcctggaacaacagcgagCAGTTGTCCCGGAACAgttgttctcgtgcgaaatcgcggcaggaagacgctgttgttccgggagcttggtgcgatgttccgcggccggtaagcagtgtgaaaacgggcATTGTCAATTAATGCAATCCAGAGCAGTGTGCAAGAACAGAGAAAATCCCATGCCTTATTGGTGAATTTTAAAGTGACAATGCTCAATGTAATTCTTCAGTGTAAAAATCAATACGTTCATGCATGATAGCAGTGTCTCtaattgggatttttaaaaaagggaagtttAAGCTAGGAGGCTAAGCAAGCCTATCTGAGCGAGAGTCATTTGCTCAGGGAATGGGAGTCACCCAGTGTCTTCTCATCACTCCTCCTCACCTGCTTTGAGAAGGATGATCTGGTCGTTTTGACAGAGCTCCATGAAGCCCTCAATGTGTTTGGCGAACTCCACGACATACTGGATGGCGTTGGAGATCTGCAGAGCGCATTCCTGCCACAAGGCCTCGCAGCTCTGCCGAATTAACAGGGAAACGTTATCAGCCAGGTCTCGGAGCCCCGGGGCATCTCCCAACATTCTGCCTGAATTGCTGTCTGGCATTAAAAAACAGGCCCTGCAATTCAAACCCCACCCCCCTGGATTTTTCAGTAATCCAAAAGTGTAGGGAATTAACCTTGATGCTCCAGAATTTAATTTAGCTAAAACAGAGTCacgttgatttaaaaaaaaaatgtgaactCATGACACACTTGTATATATCTTCTTTGCTGACTGGCAGCCATTGCCAGGGGAGACCACAGGCAACAGTTTTTAGAGTGCTTCAACCTCCTTCTTGCCTCACAGTAGCCACGAGACTGCTTGTGCGGCCATATCTGAGGTCTACCACTAGAAGGAAGTGGAATCTGACAACCGCTTTGTGGCCTAGTGACAGACATTATGTGAGATCAGCCCACCACAAATGCTTCACCATTAGAATGCAGTGGAGCGCTATGGCCTCTTTTgttacctagcaacagccatttGAGGCCATTGTGCAGCCATATTTGTGGCTTGACAAACACAAATACGTTACCGTTAGAACTAGGCAACAGAGTACTACAACCTGGGGAAGCGGGGCTGGTGGTTGCTAGGCATCCGGGGGTTCCTAATTCTGGAAGCcctgacaatgtcacttctggttttcaaccCAAAGTGGATCATCGGGGCCTCTGGAGTGCACGTACAcaccattttgccacatgctccaGTGACTCCCAGCCTGCTTTCAGGTGAGTAGGGCCAGGTGAAAGGTAGGGTGGGATCCCTACTAAATCCCTACTACAACGTTTCTGTTACCTAGCAACTGCCATCATTAATAGCCGCCCTAGGGTTGTCAAGTCCCCTTGCCCTCTGGGCGGCAGGAGGGagatctggcactcacctttttagatATCTCTACACGTGAGGAAAGCATGCACGTGCTCCCGGGTTGCTcaatgatgtgacatcatcatacaggccTCGTGCCACCCCtgagagcgctcccacgctccgcaGCGGGCCAAATTAGGTCCctttggggctgaaatgggcctgctgtggggcaggggagtgctgccagggcagcacaataggccctggagcactcctgcacttcacagcaggccaatttcggccccaaaGGGGCCCGATTCACCCCCCTGCAGAGCACTggagtgctgccaggaggggcCTGGTGACCTTCTGGACTTcacaaatgggcccaatttggcttgtttggggcccgAACTGGCCCACTGCAGTGCACAGTAGTGCACCACGCTGCCCAGAAGTGCGCCCCGGGAAGCACGTTCCCCCGCTTtttccctgctggccaagtaagcagggtggagggtgggagcaggggatcccccacccccaggctggGCCCCAGCAGGGGACTTGCAGCCCTCATACTGAATGAACAGGCTCTGACTTTGAGTACACAAGCTGCCATTAATGGTTCACCTCTGAGGAAGATGAAAGTACATGTATTCCCTGCTTCCACAGTTAACCCCTACCCGATATTCTTGCCACATAATCCAGGCCAAAGGGAAGTGAAAGGTGAAAATGCCACCTGAGGCTGGCGCATGGGCAGCACAAGAATGGGTGAATGCATATATATTCCTTTTCATCGTTACGGGGGGATGAACCATTTGTTCATCTGTGGAGTGCGTAGCTGCATGGGAAAGACATGTCTGCCAATGCCAATTAGCCATGAAAGctaaatggaagctctccagagaGAAACAAGAAGGGCTGGCTCCATTCAACTTCTGATAGTGCCAGGATCGATACTCCAGGCCTCCAGTAGAGAAAGCGTACTTGGTCTAAACAGGCCTTTCATCCCACCTAGAAAAGCAATTCTCATATGCTTGTATTCAAAGCGGGGAAAGAAATATACCTTGTTCTGCATACTCCTGATGTCTTCTTGTGAGTAAAGCGTCCAGGCTAGCCTCTTCAGCTCTTCATTGGTATATTGGGATGTTTCCAGGTGTGATTTAATCACATTCTGTGCTAGTCGTTCTGGAAACACAAGGATGCATCAGGTCTCTATTACACAGCCCTACGGATTAGCCAGGCTGCCCTCTCCACACACTCCTTTTCAGATATAAATATTCGACCGCTTCTGATCTTCAGTGATCTATCACTGAGCTACAGTAGTGGGAGCTGTGGTTCAGTAGAGTTTCCAACCactggtggtagctggagatctcccagaattacaactgatttccaggtgacagagatcagttccactggagaaaacggctgccttggaaggtggccGCTGTGGCATTACACCCCGC of the Eublepharis macularius isolate TG4126 chromosome 5, MPM_Emac_v1.0, whole genome shotgun sequence genome contains:
- the LOC129330611 gene encoding nuclear receptor ROR-beta-like → MRAQIEVIPCKICGDKSSGIHYGVITCEGCKGFFRRSQQNNATYSCSRQRNCLIDRTNRNRCQHCRLQKCLALGMSRDAVKFGRMSKKQRDSLYAEVQKHQQSQEQTSEAKDEPETLSRVYTTSVSSGLSDLDDISMLSDGFLFDFPLTPDGNSNYYNLDLLTSAQLSPDQSSIDISDAKFIKQESIYELMLDPGLYTHSPLEGGQLASDISVMEIERLAQNVIKSHLETSQYTNEELKRLAWTLYSQEDIRSMQNKSCEALWQECALQISNAIQYVVEFAKHIEGFMELCQNDQIILLKAGCLEVLLIRMIRAFNPLNNTVLFDGKYGGMQMFKSLGCDDLISAIFELGRNLCRLQLSDEEVALFTAAVLLSPDRPWLSESKKVQKLQDKIYLALQHEIQKKNSSEDRLSKMVSKLPLMKMICNLHLDKLGFFRLVHPETATNFPPLYKEVFSSELHFGDPQES